In the Plectropomus leopardus isolate mb chromosome 5, YSFRI_Pleo_2.0, whole genome shotgun sequence genome, one interval contains:
- the tpst1 gene encoding protein-tyrosine sulfotransferase 1 isoform X2 produces MIGKLKQNLLVACLVISSVTVFYLGRHAMECHHRIEERSQPGGILPLSALGGSMRTTLRTGQNLSTPFVYNKDMPLIFIGGVPRSGTTLMRAMLDAHPEVRCGEETRVIPRILAMKQMWSRSGREKMRLDEAGVTDEVLDAAMQAFLLEIIVKHGEPANFLCNKDPFALKSLSYLAKIFPRAKFVLMIRDGRASVHSMISRKVTIAGFDLSSYRDCLTKWNRAIETMYTQCLEASDKCLPVHYEQLVLHPEKWMKTLLKFLDVPWNDAVLHHEELIGKAGGVSLSKVERSTDQVIKPVNVEALSKWVGKIPADVVRDMAVIAPMLTRLGYDPHANPPNYGRPDPKVLDNTRRIQKSADRPNPS; encoded by the exons ATGATTGGCAAGCTGAAACAGAACTTGTTGGTGGCCTGTTTGGTCATCAGCTCGGTCACGGTCTTCTACCTGGGCCGCCACGCCATGGAGTGCCACCATCGCATCGAAGAGCGAAGCCAGCCGGGCGGGATCTTGCCTCTGTCAGCTTTGGGGGGCAGCATGAGGACCACCTTACGGACAGGCCAGAATCTCAGCACGCCTTTTGTTTACAACAAAGACATGCCGCTCATCTTCATCGGTGGAGTGCCCCGCAGCGGGACCACGCTAATGCGAGCCATGCTGGACGCCCACCCCGAGGTGCGCTGTGGCGAAGAAACTCGCGTCATCCCTCGTATCCTGGCCATGAAGCAGATGTGGAGCCGCTCGGGGCGGGAGAAGATGCGCCTGGACGAGGCCGGTGTAACAGATGAGGTGCTGGACGCCGCCATGCAGGCCTTTCTGCTGGAAATCATCGTCAAACATGGAGAGCCCGCCAACTTTCTCTGCAACAAGGACCCTTTTGCTTTGAAGTCGCTTTCCTATCTGGCCAAAATCTTTCCCCGTGCCAAGTTTGTACTCATGATTCGCGATGGCCGGGCCTCGGTCCACTCCATGATCTCACGGAAGGTAACTATCGCCGGCTTTGACCTGAGCAGCTACCGGGACTGCCTGACCAAGTGGAATCGGGCCATAGAGACCATGTACACACAGTGCCTGGAGGCATCGGATAAATGCCTACCTGTGCACTACGAACAGTTGGTCCTTCATCCTGAGAAGTGGATGAAGACGCTGCTGAAGTTCCTTGACGTTCCTTGGAATGATGCTGTCCTCCACCACGAGGAGCTCATTGGGAAAGCTGGAGGAGTTTCTCTTTCCAA GGTGGAGAGGTCCACAGACCAGGTCATCAAGCCTGTCAATGTGGAGGCCTTGTCCAAGTGGGTGGGGAAGATCCCAGCAGATGTCGTGAGGGACATGGCAGTAATCGCCCCCATGCTGACAAGACTGGGCTACGACCCCCACGCCAACCCTCCCAACTACGGCCGGCCTGACCCCAAAGTCCTGGACAACACCAGAAGG ATTCAGAAGTCTGCAGACAGACCCAACCCCAGTTAG
- the tpst1 gene encoding protein-tyrosine sulfotransferase 1 isoform X1, with amino-acid sequence MIGKLKQNLLVACLVISSVTVFYLGRHAMECHHRIEERSQPGGILPLSALGGSMRTTLRTGQNLSTPFVYNKDMPLIFIGGVPRSGTTLMRAMLDAHPEVRCGEETRVIPRILAMKQMWSRSGREKMRLDEAGVTDEVLDAAMQAFLLEIIVKHGEPANFLCNKDPFALKSLSYLAKIFPRAKFVLMIRDGRASVHSMISRKVTIAGFDLSSYRDCLTKWNRAIETMYTQCLEASDKCLPVHYEQLVLHPEKWMKTLLKFLDVPWNDAVLHHEELIGKAGGVSLSKVERSTDQVIKPVNVEALSKWVGKIPADVVRDMAVIAPMLTRLGYDPHANPPNYGRPDPKVLDNTRRVFKGEFQLPDFLKEQSQIQKSADRPNPS; translated from the exons ATGATTGGCAAGCTGAAACAGAACTTGTTGGTGGCCTGTTTGGTCATCAGCTCGGTCACGGTCTTCTACCTGGGCCGCCACGCCATGGAGTGCCACCATCGCATCGAAGAGCGAAGCCAGCCGGGCGGGATCTTGCCTCTGTCAGCTTTGGGGGGCAGCATGAGGACCACCTTACGGACAGGCCAGAATCTCAGCACGCCTTTTGTTTACAACAAAGACATGCCGCTCATCTTCATCGGTGGAGTGCCCCGCAGCGGGACCACGCTAATGCGAGCCATGCTGGACGCCCACCCCGAGGTGCGCTGTGGCGAAGAAACTCGCGTCATCCCTCGTATCCTGGCCATGAAGCAGATGTGGAGCCGCTCGGGGCGGGAGAAGATGCGCCTGGACGAGGCCGGTGTAACAGATGAGGTGCTGGACGCCGCCATGCAGGCCTTTCTGCTGGAAATCATCGTCAAACATGGAGAGCCCGCCAACTTTCTCTGCAACAAGGACCCTTTTGCTTTGAAGTCGCTTTCCTATCTGGCCAAAATCTTTCCCCGTGCCAAGTTTGTACTCATGATTCGCGATGGCCGGGCCTCGGTCCACTCCATGATCTCACGGAAGGTAACTATCGCCGGCTTTGACCTGAGCAGCTACCGGGACTGCCTGACCAAGTGGAATCGGGCCATAGAGACCATGTACACACAGTGCCTGGAGGCATCGGATAAATGCCTACCTGTGCACTACGAACAGTTGGTCCTTCATCCTGAGAAGTGGATGAAGACGCTGCTGAAGTTCCTTGACGTTCCTTGGAATGATGCTGTCCTCCACCACGAGGAGCTCATTGGGAAAGCTGGAGGAGTTTCTCTTTCCAA GGTGGAGAGGTCCACAGACCAGGTCATCAAGCCTGTCAATGTGGAGGCCTTGTCCAAGTGGGTGGGGAAGATCCCAGCAGATGTCGTGAGGGACATGGCAGTAATCGCCCCCATGCTGACAAGACTGGGCTACGACCCCCACGCCAACCCTCCCAACTACGGCCGGCCTGACCCCAAAGTCCTGGACAACACCAGAAGG GTCTTTAAGGGTGAATTTCAGCTACCAGATTTCCTAAAAGAACAATCACAG ATTCAGAAGTCTGCAGACAGACCCAACCCCAGTTAG